The following coding sequences lie in one Benincasa hispida cultivar B227 chromosome 6, ASM972705v1, whole genome shotgun sequence genomic window:
- the LOC120080070 gene encoding transcription factor MYC3-like: MDHQHQKLHSLFQIPQLHNWAFAIFWNFTTTTPQSSLLPALIFSHSHFNPHSLLPLSAAHSLNSSAAHFPFYDNNDPLSTAISSGAVLWLNHPTLFQQINRAKQLQLFGIKTLLYIPTPNGILELGSPDFIQHDSELVERIRNELGFDLKKRENHNNNNSSSNNNASTHVEAERQRREKLNHRFNSLRSVVPSVSRMDKASLLSNAISYINELQKKISEMESRVLKKKGVEEMEEEASSRDEREKVIEIDVKIIGGDQAVIRVQTKNVSYAVAKLMEALRDLELKVRHASMSNLQDLTLQDLVVEIPSGHAYSSDEDLE, from the coding sequence ATGGATCACCAACACCAAAAACTCCATTCCTTATTCCAAATCCCACAACTCCATAACTGGGCCTTCGCCATTTTCTGGAACTTCACAACAACCACTCCCCAATCTTCTCTTCTTCCTGCCTTAATTTTCTCCCACTCCCATTTCAATCCTCACtctcttcttcccctttccgcCGCCCATTCCCTCAATTCCTCCGCCGCCCATTTCCCCTTTTATGACAACAACGACCCTCTCTCCACCGCCATCTCCTCCGGCGCCGTCCTCTGGCTCAACCATCCCACTCTCTTTCAACAAATCAACAGAGCAAAACAACTCCAACTCTTCGGTATCAAAACTCTCCTTTATATCCCAACCCCAAATGGCATACTGGAATTGGGTTCTCCCGATTTCATCCAACACGATTCTGAATTAGTCGAACGAATCCGAAATGAACTTGGGTTTGACTTGAAGAAACGGGagaatcataataataataatagtagtagtaataataatgcTTCAACCCATGTTGAAGCAGAGAGACAACGACGAGAGAAGTTGAACCATAGATTCAATTCTCTTCGTTCTGTGGTTCCGAGTGTTTCGAGAATGGATAAAGCGTCGTTGTTATCCAACGCCATTTCGTACATTAATGAGTTGCAAAAGAAGATCTCAGAGATGGAATCTCGGGttttgaagaagaaaggagtcgaagaaatggaagaagaagcgAGTTCGAGAGATGAACGAGAGAAGGTAATTGAAATTGATGTGAAGATTATTGGAGGAGATCAAGCTGTGATTAGAGTTCAAACTAAGAATGTGAGTTATGCTGTGGCCAAGTTAATGGAAGCGCTTAGAGATTTGGAGTTGAAGGTTCGACATGCGAGTATGTCAAATTTGCAGGATCTTACTCTTCAGGATTTGGTGGTTGAAATTCCTTCTGGGCATGCTTATTCTAGTGATGAAG